One Helicoverpa zea isolate HzStark_Cry1AcR chromosome 20, ilHelZeax1.1, whole genome shotgun sequence genomic region harbors:
- the LOC124640338 gene encoding esterase E4-like, with translation MFREIVFTLLVVNVLAEDYKVVRLDVGSVRGEKYWAGDFYEFYGVPYATAPKGRDKFKAPLPVQPWEGIMDANVRHNVCEQVYLTDDDDDEIILDGVEDCLTMNLFVPTVANENNLVPVLVYIHSGAFSGGSGNMGKFNYLARHDVLVISFNYRLGFKGFACLGTEEIPGNAALKDQLAALRFINKYISKFGGDPNDVTLAGFSVGASMAELLALSKTTKGLIHKLILESGSALSPFAINRDPVNSATNLAISVGFKNTGKIEDLTEFLLNATALDLAAGSKNFFLKNSTFGLSPCIENVVKDSEPIVTESPLITFHKSDYEKIPVLTGFANMEGLSRTIKFADWSEMMNDNFADFLPGDLAFDSDKSRDDFINDVKKYYFKNEEITHDSVEGYIDYFSDSMFKYAIMKSAKMHALKSTRPVYLYEFSYVGKLSFKHGFMVRVKGASHRDQTSYLIDFYDFTNSLADMDTRDRMTAMWTDFVKFENPTQYESLLIDVQWPKYTNKEQKYLQIGNQLRVKKDLFENHYTFWDTVYDQFYWHPMPVDKTSMVVPKKTSVKEDKKQNIKEPMKKGASDDKENNKSETAKKSVNEDDKKKPVTEEKKLKEKETTQKNPSKEKTGK, from the exons ATGTTTCGGGAAATTGTATTTACTTTATTGGTAGTGAATGTGTTGGCTGAAGATTATAAGGTAGTCCGTTTAGATGTTGGCAGTGTGAGAGGTGAAAAGTATTGGGCTGGAGATTTCTATGAGTTCTATGGAGTGCCATATGCGACTGCGCCTAAAGGACGGGACAAGTTCAAG GCTCCCCTCCCGGTGCAACCATGGGAAGGCATCATGGACGCCAACGTAAGGCACAATGTTTGCGAACAAGTCTACCTGACagatgacgatgatgacgaAATTATTCTTGATGGAGTCGAAGACTGCTTGACCATGAACCTCTTTGTCCCAACAGTCGCAAACGAAAACAATCTGGTACCAGTACTGGTGTACATTCACAGTGGTGCCTTCTCAGGAGGTAGTGGAAATATGGGCAAGTTTAACTATCTAGCCCGTCATGATGTCCTAGTAATCAGTTTCAATTATAGACTGGGATTCAAAGGATTCGCTTGTTTGGGAACTGAAGAGATACCTGGCAATGCTGCGCTGAAAGACCAACTCGCTGCTTTGAGATTTATCAATAAGTACATCAGCAAGTTTGGTGGGGATCCTAATGACGTAACGTTGGCTGGCTTCAGTGTGGGAGCTTCTATGGCTGAACTATTAGCTCTCTCAAAAACAACTAAAGGATTGATACATAAGCTAATACTTGAAAGTGGCTCAGCATTGTCGCCATTCGCAATAAACAGAGATCCGGTTAATAGTGCTACGAATTTAGCGATATCTGTAGGTTTTAAGAATACGGGAAAAATTGAGGACTTGACAGAGTTTTTGCTCAACGCAACAGCGCTGGATTTGGCTGCTGGCAGCaagaatttcttcttaaaaaattCCACCTTCGGCTTATCACCATGCATTGAAAATGTGGTCAAAGATTCAGAACCTATTGTGACGGAGTCTCCGTTGATTACGTTCCATAAAAGTGATTATGAGAAAATTCCGGTTTTAACTGGATTTGCGAACATGGAAGGCTTAAGCAGAACGATAAAGTTTGCCGATTGGAGTGAGATGATGAACGATAATTTTGCTGACTTCTTACCAGGTGACCTAGCTTTTGACAGTGATAAATCACGGGATGACTTCATCAATGACgttaagaaatattattttaaaaacgaaGAAATAACTCACGATAGCGTTGAAGGATACATAGATTACTTCTCTGATTCAATGTTCAAGTACGCTATAATGAAATCAGCAAAAATGCATGCTCTTAAATCTACAAGACCGGTCTATCTGTATGAGTTTTCGTACGTTGGAAAGCTAAGTTTTAAGCATGGGTTTATGGTTAGAGTAAAAGGCGCCAGTCATCGAGACCAAACTTCGTATTTGATAGATTTCTATGATTTCACTAACTCTCTAGCAGACATGGATACTAGAGACCGTATGACGGCCATGTGGACAGATTTTGTGAAGTTTGA AAACCCGACGCAATACGAGAGCTTACTAATTGACGTACAGTGGCCGAAATACacaaataaagaacaaaaatatttgcaaatagGTAACCAATTGAGAGTTAAGAAAGACTTGTTTGAAAACCATTATACTTTTTGGGATACGGTCTATGACCAGTTTTACTGGCATCCGATGCCTGTAGATAAAACAAGTATGGTAGTACCTAAGAAAACTAGTGTAAAAGAAGACAAGAAGCAAAATATAAAGGAACCGATGAAGAAAGGTGCAAGTGATGATAAGGAAAATAATAAGAGTGAAACTGCGAAAAAAAGTGTTAATGAAGATGATAAGAAAAAACCTGTGACTGAAGAAAAGAAGTTAAAAGAAAAGGAAACTACACAGAAAAACCCTTCTAAGGAGAAAACTGGCAAATAA